From Micromonospora nigra, one genomic window encodes:
- a CDS encoding PP2C family protein-serine/threonine phosphatase encodes MTLTLRYAAHSDRGLIRDGNQDSVYAGPRLLAVADGMGGMAAGDVASNIVIGAMAPLDEDVPGDALVDALRSAVGTANQQLRDTVDANPQMEGMGTTLTATLFSGSKLGMVHIGDSRAYLLRNGEFAQITKDDTYVQMLVDEGRISAEEASSHPQRSLLTRALDGRDIDPEYSVRQVLPGDRYLICSDGLSGVVSAETIAETMREYADPQQCVERLVQLALRGGGPDNITVIIADATDQDIVEASPIVGGAAARDRGMATSADVSTPAARASALSAPRPPAPEDESAANADDEPEERRRRPLRALAIAGALLVLVGGGAFGGWTYTQRQYYVGATDDGQIAVFRGIQGQIAGMDLSTVHSESTAELDDLTLAAQEQVKQGIPARNQPDAERRLAELTVDSPTNVNLKPICPPTIPPAPVEPTPTPTPPVPPTPTPAATALPTVDPSGLPTAPASTPDAPPSDTFSPAVDPATCRSPE; translated from the coding sequence ATGACTTTGACCCTGCGCTATGCGGCCCACAGCGACCGCGGTCTGATCCGAGACGGTAACCAGGACTCCGTCTACGCCGGGCCGCGGCTACTCGCCGTCGCCGACGGCATGGGCGGCATGGCCGCCGGTGACGTCGCCAGCAACATCGTCATCGGTGCCATGGCGCCCCTCGACGAGGACGTCCCCGGTGACGCCCTCGTCGACGCGCTCCGGTCCGCCGTGGGCACCGCCAACCAGCAACTCCGCGACACCGTGGACGCCAACCCCCAGATGGAGGGGATGGGCACCACGCTGACCGCGACCCTCTTCTCCGGCAGCAAGCTGGGCATGGTCCACATCGGCGACTCGCGGGCCTACCTCCTGCGCAACGGCGAGTTCGCGCAGATCACCAAGGACGACACCTACGTCCAGATGCTCGTCGACGAGGGTCGGATCAGCGCCGAGGAGGCGAGCAGCCACCCCCAGCGCTCGTTGCTCACCCGGGCGCTCGACGGCCGCGACATCGACCCGGAGTACAGCGTCCGCCAGGTGCTGCCCGGTGACCGCTACCTGATCTGCTCCGACGGGCTCTCCGGCGTGGTCAGCGCCGAGACCATCGCCGAGACCATGCGCGAGTACGCCGACCCGCAGCAGTGCGTGGAGCGCCTCGTGCAGCTCGCGCTGCGCGGCGGCGGCCCCGACAACATCACGGTGATCATCGCTGACGCCACCGACCAGGACATCGTCGAGGCCAGCCCCATCGTCGGCGGTGCCGCCGCCCGGGACCGGGGAATGGCCACCTCGGCCGACGTCTCCACCCCGGCCGCCCGCGCCTCGGCGCTGTCCGCGCCGCGACCCCCGGCACCCGAGGACGAGTCGGCGGCCAACGCCGACGACGAGCCGGAGGAGCGGCGACGCCGGCCCCTGCGGGCCCTGGCGATCGCCGGCGCGCTGCTGGTGCTCGTCGGTGGTGGTGCCTTCGGTGGCTGGACGTACACCCAGCGCCAGTACTACGTGGGTGCCACGGACGACGGCCAGATCGCCGTGTTCCGGGGCATCCAGGGCCAGATCGCCGGCATGGACCTGTCGACCGTCCACTCGGAGAGCACCGCCGAACTGGACGACCTGACGCTGGCCGCGCAGGAGCAGGTCAAGCAGGGCATCCCGGCCCGCAACCAGCCGGACGCCGAGCGGCGGCTCGCCGAGCTGACAGTCGACAGCCCGACGAACGTCAACCTCAAGCCGATCTGCCCGCCCACCATCCCCCCGGCACCGGTCGAACCCACTCCGACACCCACCCCGCCGGTTCCCCCGACTCCGACCCCGGCCGCGACCGCCCTGCCGACGGTCGACCCGTCCGGCCTTCCCACCGCGCCGGCCTCCACGCCCGACGCCCCACCCTCCGACACCTTCTCGCCGGCGGTCGACCCGGCCACCTGCCGGTCGCCCGAGTAG